From a single Brassica napus cultivar Da-Ae chromosome C9, Da-Ae, whole genome shotgun sequence genomic region:
- the LOC106372882 gene encoding uncharacterized protein At4g04775-like, with protein sequence MNLEILVESVAREQDGRVVGVPKRFWCGELVVSLMSKSTANSYRRYFQCAFAAEKRALLDEVEALSFRIGNLEQTILAERVEEAMKKFEELELKLETEICARMEDVVSEAKCEVKKALVLVVLGCLNMFVLSKVI encoded by the exons ATGAATCTGGAAATTCTAGTGGAGTCAGTAGCGCGCGAGCAAGATGGTCGCGTTGTTGGTGTGCCGAAGAGATTTTGGTGTGGAGAATTGGTtgtctccttgatgtcaaagtcaACCGCAAATTCTTACAGAAGATACTTTCAGTGTGCTTTTGCGGCGGAGAAAAGG GCATTGTTGGATGAGGTTGAAGCATTGTCATTTAGGATAGGAAATCTTGAACAAACAATTCTTGCTGAGCGTGTTGAAGAAGCGATGAAGAAGTTTGAAGAGCTTGAATTGAAGTTAGAGACTGAGATTTGTGCAAGAATGGAAGATGTTGTGAGTGAAGCCAAATGCGAGGTGAAGAAAGCGCTTGTGCTTGTTGTTTTAGGATGTTTGAACATGTTTGTGTTGTCTAAGGTAATATAG
- the LOC106374601 gene encoding F-box/kelch-repeat protein At3g04660-like — MKKVKRSKKRDERNDVNDPFIMIPMALKLEILMKLPPRSIARLRFASKHLSSIILGKDFTELYITRSSTQPRRHLVSVHRGSHMQLFHSFSQEEHPSSNTTDHDKVSYTLDPDVRYLFTPPVRGLICGRKGIKMVIGNPSTGQFVTLPRIKTRKKEILSVFGYDPVNDVYKVLCLTVITQRGNIARGIISRDYFLEDVLAWEAVVSEEHQVITLGAKQKWRMIECKYPHRHYAGYHGICRDGVLYYLASYKQKRSLMGFDLSTEEFNVTKLPEDYKLQEFGNLVNHSGKITIASQAYTGAIDLWVQDDVNKEVWSKTASVVPSVADIFGADQRLMFRGILPTGEIIFAPLPSPNPFFFLCYDPKEKKVRQVVVDGIGDDSAAIQVFFDHVESYMVL, encoded by the coding sequence ATGAAAAAAGTCAAGAGGTCTAAGAAACGAGACGAAAGGAACGATGTAAACGATCCGTTTATCATGATTCCTATGGCACTCAAACTAGAGATTCTTATGAAACTGCCGCCGAGATCCATAGCCAGGCTCCGTTTCGCTTCTAAACACTTGTCCTCGATCATCCTCGGCAAAGACTTCACCGAGTTGTACATAACTCGATCTTCCACTCAACCGCGTCGTCATCTTGTCTCAGTGCACCGTGGCAGCCACATGCAGCTCTTTCACTCCTTCTCTCAGGAGGAGCATCCTTCGTCTAACACTACTGATCATGACAAGGTTAGTTACACACTGGATCCGGATGTACGGTATTTATTTACTCCACCTGTTCGCGGCTTGATCTGCGGTCGAAAAGGTATCAAGATGGTGATTGGAAACCCTAGTACGGGCCAGTTCGTAACGTTACCTCGAATCAAAACGAGGAAAAAAGAGATTTTATCTGTTTTTGGATATGATCCTGTTAACGATGTATACAAAGTGTTGTGCCTGACGGTGATAACTCAACGTGGTAATATAGCTCGTGGTATAATATCCCGTGATTACTTTTTGGAGGATGTTTTGGCGTGGGAGGCTGTTGTGTCCGAGGAGCATCAAGTTATCACTCTAGGAGCTAAACAAAAATGGAGAATGATCGAGTGTAAGTATCCACATCGTCATTATGCTGGATACCATGGGATATGCAGGGACGGTGTTCTGTATTACTTAGCTTCTTACAAACAAAAACGATCGCTAATGGGCTTTGATCTGAGTACTGAAGAGTTTAATGTTACTAAGCTTCCCGAAGATTATAAGCTACAAGAGTTTGGTAATCTGGTGAATCACAGTGGAAAGATAACCATAGCGAGCCAGGCATATACCGGCGCAATTGACCTATGGGTTCAGGATGATGTCAACAAAGAAGTATGGTCAAAAACTGCTTCTGTGGTTCCTTCTGTGGCTGATATATTTGGGGCAGATCAACGTTTAATGTTCAGGGGTATACTTCCTACTGGCGAGATCATATTCGCACCGCTCCCATCTCCTAACccattcttttttctttgctaCGATCCCAAGGAAAAAAAGGTTAGACAAGTTGTGGTTGATGGAATTGGAGATGACTCTGCTGCAATCCAAGTCTTTTTCGATCATGTTGAGAGTTATATGGTTCTGTGA